TTAATACTTGAGATTGCTATAATGCTCAGAATAATTATCTTAAACATTACAAGATCACCTCTTATAAGATGTCAAAAGTATATCATTTCCAGATCAGTTTTATGTAAAATGCCAAATTATGAATTCTTTATATAAGCtcgaaatattttgttttactgcAGCTGCCACTGGTGACATGCCAGCTTACCAGATCCGAGCTCCTACTGCTGCTTTGCCACAGGGAGTGGTGATGGCTGCATCGCCCGGAAGTTTGCACAGTCCCCAGCAGCTGGCAGAAGAAGCAACACGCAAACGAGAGCTGAGGCTAATGAAAAACAGGTGAGATGTTGCACAGGGAATCGGTAACTTCTaggacactttttaaaaattacagttttcaccgggcgcggtgactcatacctgtaatcccagcactttgggaggccaaggcaggcggatcacagggtcaggagatcaagaccatcctggctaacacggtgaaaccccgtctctactaaaaaatacaaaaaagttcgccaggcgtggtggcgggcgcctgtagtcccagctactttggaggctgaggcaggacaatggcatgaacccgggaggcggaggttgcagtgagccaagatcgtgccactgcactccagcctgggcgacagagcgaggctccatctcaaaaaaataataaaacaatattaaatattaataaataaaataatgataaaaataatattaataaaaataaaaattacagttttcagccgggtgcagtggctcccgcctgtaatcccagcactttgggaggccgaggcgggcagatcacaagatcaagagattgagaccatcctggccaatatggcgaaaccctatctctactaaaaatacaaaaactagctgggtgtggtggtgtgcacctgtaatcccagctactcgggaggctgaggcaggagaatcacttgaacccggaaggcggagcttgcagtgagctgaggtcgcaccactggactgcagcctgagtgacagagtgagactccgtcttaaaaaaaaaaaaaattatagttttcaTAAGCCATTTCTCCCAAGTTACGTGTTATGTGGCATTTCATGTAGGTTTGTGCTCTGTGTGTGTTATTAGATTGTCTTCCAGTCAGAATTCCTGGCCGTTAAACTATTTCATCAGCAGGAGTTACATCCCTATGTTGTAAGGGTAATGTCCAAAAGatacagtaattttttaaaataatgattaaaggAATTCGTTAGAAACAAAGAGCTATTTTGTATTTAGTATTTGCTGTGAAGTAGGTGATAAGTCGAATTTTTTAGCTTCtctctgagaaaaataaattgaagtgTAAGTGAAGCATTACTTTTCGACATTTTCTACATGTAGTttccttttgtctattttgtaactttttttcctctattacactgaaatacatatttaatctGATAAATTCTAGTCAAGtgcaaatacaaaataacaaaacGAATTAAAATCATCCATGGCTCTAACCACTTAGGATACCTCCTATTATAGTCTATGTACTTCCAGTcagctctcattttctctcactttttcttGCTCCATatctctgtcattttattttttaagcaacatattataaaatgctattttctaaaactttttaaaaatttaaacataaataaaattttatttcatttaacttgTATATTATTTATTGGTTTAGTTTTTATTATGGATAATGGTGCAAATTAATCTGATTTTCAAAAGGAACAGAATTATCTTAGAGTTTCCCAGTAGTCTTGTCACCTTAGTCCTAAGTGTCAAATAATGTCCTCATTGTGTGCAGCCAGGACAGAGGCTCAGCAGTGTTATCAAGGCCCAGACTCCTGCTCCCGGCTGTGTCATCTTCAGCTTGTATCATTCATTCTCATGATCACAGCGCGGCTGCTGAACCTCTAGGCATTGCCTCAGACAGGGAGAAGGGCTAGAGCCAAAAATTGGGGCTAGCTGAGGTCTGGCCCAACTGTAAACCTTTCTTGGAAGATCCTCCCAGCAACTTTCACCTACATTTCATTGGCTAGAAATAGGTCTTTAGTCCCTAGCTGTACAGGATTCTGAGAaaggtttatttttgctttctaaatCTCAGTTTCAGAGCAAGACAAGAGAAAAGCAGATGATACCTGGCTGTTAGGTTGCTCATTATCTGTTTAGCAGGTTTTAAGTGCTTTATTTCTACCGTGTGTTGAATGCTTACATGAGAATAGGTGATTATTATGCCCAGTTTATGGATGAGGACCAGAAGTTCAGAGATGTTAAGGAATAAGTTGGTCAAGATCACATGGCCCAAACTGGGCAGAACCAGGATGGGCAACCAGGCAGTCTTTATTCCAGAGCCTGTCCTCTATACCAGCATCAGGCATCTCGAAAATACCCCATGATAACCTGCAAATTTCACTTCCTGGGGAAGTGTGAGGCTTTAGTCATTCACAGATAGATctcttacatattttctttttattctttgattGGCATCTAGAGTCGATATTTCATTATATCGTATTTATGCCAATCCAGcaacagtttttatttctttccagccTTGTCAGAGTTTCTTCCTTGCCTTGCATTTCCTCTCCGTGCTGAGGATACACCCAGACACATGCAAGCCTGAAAACTGAGCTCACTATTAATAGAAGAAACAGGTGTTTTCCATGGCTGAGGAGTGCTTAGGAATGTACCATCTACTGATGTGATCAGGGAAAGCTTTGTACCTGCAACATTTTGACTGTAGtaatatgtgtgtctgtgcatgtacacacacatatgcacactcaAATGTAAAAGATGAAGTATGAGTATTTATAATAGCTtggtaaataaaatgtttaagattAAACACCCACAACACTGCTATTAGgtctttaaatttttcatttaatggtAACAGTGTTTTGTAAAATGACTATCTTTCTTCTAGGTCtagaatttaatataatttaatcatGAAAACCTTGGTATTCATAAATGAATTTCAGTGCCTTTGTGGAAAAGAGTTAAATTATGTTCCCAAATTGGCAAATGTGTGTGTTTGGATTTATTCTTAACTTTTCCAATTGCATCATTTAGATTAAATTAGTCACTAtaacattctattcaattttacattttaaattttttttgttaaccaGCTGAGAAGTCTGAGAACTTTGTGTGTTCACAGGGTGAGTCCATTGTTCCTGGGTAGGAAGCAGGGGTAGATCTTTTCCTGCAGTTGATTTGGATTGAAGGTTCTTCTTTGCTGACTCTTGCTTCCACAGTGAAAACACAGATATCCAGTCAGAGTCagctatcttaaaaaaaaaaatcatgtatacATCACATGTGGTTCAGGATGCTAATTGGCATTACAGAAACTGGTGTTTAGACATTCAACACTGCTTTTGTTAACATATTTGAATGATAATATCTGTTTCAGTGTAGGCTTTTTTGACATGAAGGGTGATCTACCTCAAAGGCAGTTATTCTGGAATTGAATCCTCCAAAATGAGGCCAATCAAAGGGTGTCTTCTACAGAGGAGTTAAGGGTAGTGGTTGCCATCCCTCCCAccctgaaaagaagaaaaagagaaaatgttggcTCTATTTATTGTTTTGGTGGGTTATGTATGAAAATGACTAAGGCAACTCATCTGTTTGTGTTGTTGCTTTGGCTACtggtctcttctttcattttgggCTTATAGTGCTTTAAAATTCAATATATTGGATATTAAATGCATGTGATTAGGAAACAGTCTTGAAATATGCCCAGAGTTACTCAGTagcttcttttttataattttaattgtggTGGTCTCGCATTTGTGGGTTTAAATTGTCTGAGTTATTGAGTGTTGTATTTTGTAGCCCCCTTCTTTAATTTTCAGAAGCACTGTccatttcattttggtttataaAAATGCACATCTTTTGTTTATTGTTATGATTTATCCGTGTTGTGTTTTCTAGCCAATAAACTGTGTCTTGCAGTCATGATTGATCTTGTTTTACTGAGATTTAGTTTTGAAGACTAAAAATCTCCAGTGTTGATATTTAAGGTTTTTGAGGATTAATTCTTATAATCATTTTTGATTGAATAAAATTAACTCATTATGTTGGAGTATGTGCCTTTTGGGAGACAAAAATAATTAAGAGAATTGAAAGGATctataaatgtttttgtagaaattcCACTTGGGGATGTGGTCCTATTGTAGTTTACTGAAAACAGTTCTGGGCATTGTTACCAGTGGAATGCGTGCCCTAAGAAAACACCATTTGTGATGAATGCTGGGCAAACTGTGTTCTCAAATCATTCCTGTTGTCTGATGGTTATCTTACAAAAAGCATGTGCCTGGTTATGTTTGTTATGTGGCTTTGTACAGTCCTTACCTAGGATCGATTGGCTGTTGAGTTCGGGGGGCAGAAGTGCACTGACCCACTGTGGATTGTGTTGGAAGGCTGTTCCTGTAGTCATTTGCCTTGTGTTGCTTCCAGGGAAGCTGCCCGGGAGTGTcgcaggaagaagaaagaatatgtCAAATGTCTTGAAAATCGTGTGGCTGTGCttgaaaaccaaaacaagacTCTCATTGAGGAACTCAAGGCCCTCAAAGATCTTTATTGCCATAAAGTAGAGTAACTGTCTTTGACTTGGACCTTGTTTACTGTGAACTCTAATCAAGGCAGGAGATGCAGCAGTCCTACTTATTGCCATGTGGACTTGTGGAAAGGACACGTGTGACCCTTAAGAATCCAGTTTGGATTAGTGTTTGAAATTGAATTGGGAATGTTGTTCCAGGATGTGGAATGCAGCCGTGATCACACTTACCGAGCTTACTTTGATCCGTTTGTCAATAGCATGCAAAAAATGCTTTGTTTGccctttgcttctgcttttttcaGGGAAGCTGCCAAAGAATGTCGACGTCGAAAGAAAGAATATGTAAAATGTCTGGAGAGCCGAGTTGCAGTGCTGGAAGTCCAGAACAAGAAGCTTATAGAGGAACTTGAAACCTTGAAAGACATTTGTTCTCCCAAAACAGATTAGTAGAAATATTTAACTATGAACTGAAGACAGCATGTATAGTTGCTTTTGAAGGAATACAATATATAGCTGGCAAGAATGGTGGCTTCTTTTCTTTGTATCATTCATCTTCTTCTTTAATCACTTAACATTCCTAAAATGCTTCACTGTACGTAGTTAAGTCATAGCTATaacttcaaattttttaaaagagacaaacTGTAAAAAATGTGTGTATTCTTAAAATGCAATATTTGTAAGGCTTGTTCCAATGCCACATACTTGCAGCTCCCATTCTATGTGTCATCAATAGTGTCCTATGCAATAAAATTATTTGCaggtctttaaattattttaggaaaGGATGATCAAAAATAATGCATCCAGCAGTACAATAAAAGTAAACCACAAAAAAATACCTcaggaaagaatagaaagaaagtcTATCTAATGACATGCCTATATGAGAAGAATAGCCTAGATATGAATATATGGCATTTGCAGATTTTTATATTAGttgctttgttaaaaaaaaaaaaaaagattgtattgCTGTCCTTGAATGCCATAGTCAAAGAGAGTTTTTAATAGAACCATGTTGGTTGCACTTTGTAGTGTTTGGTGCTCATTTAAATATCTGAACATTTACTACAGCTTTTAACTCTATTGTGTAATATAAAAGATCTTGCAGAAGTTCTTAGTGTCGGTTTAATATTACCTAATGAAAGTGATGACATATTTTTTATATCTGGAATGAGCCTGTTGGGATCACATTACATACCTTCGGGGTACAAGTCAGTTTCTACACTGGCTGCTGATCCTTGCACGCGCCCTTTCTACCATCTCACGGTGGGGATGGCCGCAGGGCTGTGCACCCAGAAGAAAATGGCTGTTAGCGTTTCAGCCTTCATAATGGCCTGAGACTTTCTTTCT
The Pongo abelii isolate AG06213 chromosome 8, NHGRI_mPonAbe1-v2.0_pri, whole genome shotgun sequence genome window above contains:
- the CREM gene encoding cAMP-responsive element modulator isoform X35, whose protein sequence is MVATIAETDESAESEGVIDSHKRREILSRRPSYRKILNELSSDVPGVPKIEEERSEEEGTPPSIATMAVPTSIYQTSTGQYNEETELAPRHMAAATGDMPAYQIRAPTAALPQGVVMAASPGSLHSPQQLAEEATRKRELRLMKNREAAKECRRRKKEYVKCLESRVAVLEVQNKKLIEELETLKDICSPKTD
- the CREM gene encoding cAMP-responsive element modulator isoform X44, which codes for MPAYQIRAPTAALPQGVVMAASPGSLHSPQQLAEEATRKRELRLMKNREAARECRRKKKEYVKCLENRVAVLENQNKTLIEELKALKDLYCHKVE
- the CREM gene encoding cAMP-responsive element modulator isoform X36; its protein translation is MAVPTSIYQTSTGQYIAIAQGGTIQISNPGSDGVQGLQALTMTNSGAPPPGATIVQYAAQSADGTQQFFVPGSQVVVQDEETELAPRHMAAATGDMPAYQIRAPTAALPQGVVMAASPGSLHSPQQLAEEATRKRELRLMKNREAAKECRRRKKEYVKCLESRVAVLEVQNKKLIEELETLKDICSPKTD
- the CREM gene encoding cAMP-responsive element modulator isoform X43, which translates into the protein MPAYQIRAPTAALPQGVVMAASPGSLHSPQQLAEEATRKRELRLMKNREAAKECRRRKKEYVKCLESRVAVLEVQNKKLIEELETLKDICSPKTD
- the CREM gene encoding cAMP-responsive element modulator isoform X39, translating into MWKKRKILNELSSDVPGVPKIEEERSEEEGTPPSIATMAVPTSIYQTSTGQYTATGDMPAYQIRAPTAALPQGVVMAASPGSLHSPQQLAEEATRKRELRLMKNREAAKECRRRKKEYVKCLESRVAVLEVQNKKLIEELETLKDICSPKTD
- the CREM gene encoding cAMP-responsive element modulator isoform X41 encodes the protein MAVTGDDTAATGDMPAYQIRAPTAALPQGVVMAASPGSLHSPQQLAEEATRKRELRLMKNREAAKECRRRKKEYVKCLESRVAVLEVQNKKLIEELETLKDICSPKTD
- the CREM gene encoding cAMP-responsive element modulator isoform X38, producing the protein MVATIAETDESAESEGVIDSHKRREILSRRPSYRKILNELSSDVPGVPKIEEERSEEEGTPPSIATMAVPTSIYQTSTGQYTATGDMPAYQIRAPTAALPQGVVMAASPGSLHSPQQLAEEATRKRELRLMKNREAAKECRRRKKEYVKCLESRVAVLEVQNKKLIEELETLKDICSPKTD
- the CREM gene encoding cAMP-responsive element modulator isoform X37, whose protein sequence is MDKESVVATIAETDESAESEGVIDSHKRREILSRRPSYRKILNELSSDVPGVPKIEEERSEEEGTPPSIATMAVPTSIYQTSTGQYTATGDMPAYQIRAPTAALPQGVVMAASPGSLHSPQQLAEEATRKRELRLMKNREAARECRRKKKEYVKCLENRVAVLENQNKTLIEELKALKDLYCHKVE
- the CREM gene encoding cAMP-responsive element modulator isoform X42, giving the protein MAVTGDDTAATGDMPAYQIRAPTAALPQGVVMAASPGSLHSPQQLAEEATRKRELRLMKNREAARECRRKKKEYVKCLENRVAVLENQNKTLIEELKALKDLYCHKVE
- the CREM gene encoding cAMP-responsive element modulator isoform X40, whose amino-acid sequence is MTNSGAPPPGATIVQYAAQSADGTQQFFVPGSQVVVQDEETELAPRHMAAATGDMPAYQIRAPTAALPQGVVMAASPGSLHSPQQLAEEATRKRELRLMKNREAAKECRRRKKEYVKCLESRVAVLEVQNKKLIEELETLKDICSPKTD